A segment of the Ptychodera flava strain L36383 unplaced genomic scaffold, AS_Pfla_20210202 Scaffold_28__1_contigs__length_4768798_pilon, whole genome shotgun sequence genome:
TCATTTGTGTGTACTCGTTTATGCTGGGTCAGAATCCACTGCTCAGAGAAGTGTCTGCCGCACTCATCGCACTGATACGGCTTACCGTCCACGTGAAGTCGCATGTGCCGTTTCAGGCTGGCTTGCACCGTGTAGCTTTTGCCACACTCCGTGCAGACGTACGGCCTTTCGTTTTTGTGCGTCCGTTGGTGTTGAAGTAACAGCCACTTTTCCCGGAAGAATCTGCCACAAAAGCTGCACTCAAATGGTTTGTCGTTGGAGTGGATATGGATGTGCTTCTGAAGGCAACTGCTGCGGGAAAACGTTTTGCCGCACTCTTTGCACGCAAACGGTCTTTCGTTTGAGTGAGTTCTCAAATGGTTCTTGAGAGTGCTCTTTTCATTGAACGTTTTGCCGCATTCTTGGCACGCGTGCGGTCTCTCGTTGGTgtgggtcaacatatgcgaCCTCAAATGATTTGACTGAGAAAATGCTTTACCGCACCGATTACACAGATACGGCTTTTCCTTTGTGTGCATCCTGGTGTGCTTTGTTAAACTGCCGTTCTCGCGGAACGCTTTGCCGCACACTTTGCACTCGTACGGCTTCTCGCCGGTGTGGATCTTCAGGTGCACCTGAAGGTGGACCCGCAGCTTGAACGCTTTGCCGCACTGATAGCACAGGTACGGTCGGTCACTCCTGTGGGTGCTCATGTGGCTTCGCAGGTAGAAGGGTTCCGTGAACGACTTGCCGCACTCTTCGCAGACGTGTGGCCGGGTGTCAGAGTGAAGTTTCATGTGCCTCTTCAGAGAGTGGTTCTCAGTGAAGGATTTGCCGCACTGCAAACACACAAATGGACGCATATTCAGGTGAATCTTCACATGTCTCCTCAAATTCTCCCGGACACTGAAAGTTTTGCCGCACTCTTCACACGCCAATACACTTCCATCTTGCCGTGTTTTCAGTCGGTCATCCAGATTACCTTGCACGCCATCATATTCTACAGCTCTGTCATCTTGACTGGCGCTTCCATTCATAAAATCAAACAGAAAGGGCCTGGAAGCAGGTATAGTCCCGTCATCcccatcaacattttcaatgcatATTTGTCCATTGTGTTCCAAGTATACCTCACTGTCCTCTGCTGATGGCTGATACTCAACAGACACTTGAGAATTTTCCACAAGTTTCTGAACAATGAATGGTATATCTGggcaaaaaaaatgatgacaagGTAGAATTAATTGGAGGTAACAAACTGAGCTgcctgtttgtgtgtgtgtgtgtgtgtgtgtgtgcatgtgtgtatgaataTGGAGAAGGAAAGATAGATGTACCGGTACAGTGTATACCAGTGTATCTACCATATACTGTGTCTCCCAGTATacagatgtgtgtgtgtgtgagagagagagagacagaggtGGGGAGGTATGTGACAAACACTGGCAGAAATTAATGTATTGAAATCTCGAATTTATTCTGTAGAGTACTGTACATGCGGAGCATATCATTTAAAGATTTATAGGAGTACTGATCAAATTTACATGGGACAACTGTAAATTCCCATACTGTtactattttttttctacaatacaaatgtattttcatacTCGTCTTCTTTAAGAATGTTGAAATGATACAAACCTCTAAATTCCCAAACACAATACATTGTACTTATACAATATGCAATCTTACTAttaacagtgttctccccaggattttgtttaaagagggcgaagacgtggtgcaaagcaccacaTGCGACTGTGttagcggtcacgggggggaggtgaggaggggggtgtcccccctcctgccattggagctttttgaaaaacagagattaaaatagtgttatttggtggcacttggggagtattttttcagatttttttcatataaaaaagctcaaaggaaaagaaatctgagacagtgttccataacttttattccagttcactgatttcaatgaagattatattttttgaaaacgaaaacatagcgacagacatacatttattcattgatgtcaaaattatcaccataacacttacGCTTATTGTGTTCTCAGCCTGATACACGTACACGTCCGACCGAGTCTAACAATAGATCGTTTTGCTtttggaaggaatacacaagcaaaattctaacctcctataaaaacttcagagtactctgctgtccttggttaccctcaagtTCCTAGGCATGTTTAtacagctaagtcggttacctaatgcatggcccctatggagggaccgaccgtggctaacgttacggcctgtgccatgcaaatatggctgccatcaatcaccgtccctccacccatgcACGAGGGAGGAGGGACGGTGCatcaatgaatgagttgcacatgggatgatctcggatgacatcacaaactcgcgagatttgcaagatc
Coding sequences within it:
- the LOC139127086 gene encoding uncharacterized protein → MLPNRGIKLSVDADCNFISVEKYDSIQYGLPENSMHHQYDNEQNRADVTNISDLDCQEIFQEVRTVGMLDIFGTLFQVSCEKIIQQYEDDTLSDSDIPFIVQKLVENSQVSVEYQPSAEDSEVYLEHNGQICIENVDGDDGTIPASRPFLFDFMNGSASQDDRAVEYDGVQGNLDDRLKTRQDGSVLACEECGKTFSVRENLRRHVKIHLNMRPFVCLQCGKSFTENHSLKRHMKLHSDTRPHVCEECGKSFTEPFYLRSHMSTHRSDRPYLCYQCGKAFKLRVHLQVHLKIHTGEKPYECKVCGKAFRENGSLTKHTRMHTKEKPYLCNRCGKAFSQSNHLRSHMLTHTNERPHACQECGKTFNEKSTLKNHLRTHSNERPFACKECGKTFSRSSCLQKHIHIHSNDKPFECSFCGRFFREKWLLLQHQRTHKNERPYVCTECGKSYTVQASLKRHMRLHVDGKPYQCDECGRHFSEQWILTQHKRVHTNERRYVCKVCGRSYIAHGSLVTHMESHSKEKGQPRKQQDGETLILHFDDSAQQDEGMDSAEQTPNRYSEENSYVRSQQKDGVNFSGETQSSPLNKSNDNTNQPAGDMGSEEPSLSPGVEKLAAIRQDQSVLSEKYKPSPQVNEPSDVTNKPDGDMGSEELSLSPGVEKLTVIRQDQSVLSEEYKPSPQVNEPSDVTNKPDGDLGFEEQSHSHCVEKPINVTNQQDGDMAVEVQSHSPCVDTPNNITNQQDHRMISEEHDLGPSVRELGNITS